Proteins encoded in a region of the Raphanus sativus cultivar WK10039 chromosome 8, ASM80110v3, whole genome shotgun sequence genome:
- the LOC108821060 gene encoding cysteine proteinase COT44, with amino-acid sequence MASSPIFLSSLLLYVVISLASGDESIINDNHLNLPSDGWWRTDEEVRSIYLQWSAEHGKTNNHNGIINQQDERFNIFKDNLRFIDLHNENNKNATYKLGLTIFADLTNDEYRMLNLGARTEPVRRITKAKNVNMKYSAAVNDVEVPETVDWRQKGAVNAIKNQGTCGSCWAFSTAAAVEGVNKIVTGELISLSEQELVDCDRSYNQGCNGGLMDYAFQFIMKNGGLNTEQDYPYRGSNGKCNSLLKNSRVVTIDGYEDVPTEDETALKRAVSYQPVSVAIEAGGRVFQHYQSGIFTGKCGTTLDHAVVAVGYGSENGVDYWIVRNSWGIGWGEDGYIRMERNLAKSKSGKCGIAVEASYPVKYSPNPVGGTSSV; translated from the exons ATGGCTTCCTCACCAATATTCCTTTCTTCACTTCTCTTATACGTAGTCATTTCATTAGCATCCGGTGATGAGTCCATCATCAATGACAACCATCTCAATCTTCCATCCGACGGCTGGTGGAGAACTGATGAAGAAGTGAGGTCCATCTACTTACAGTGGTCTGCCGAGCACGGGAAAACTAACAACCACAACGGTATCATCAACCAGCAAGACGAAAGGTTCAATATTTTCAAAGACAACCTAAGGTTCATTGATCTACATAATGAGAACAACAAGAACGCTACTTACAAGCTTGGTCTCACCATATTCGCTGATCTCACTAACGATGAGTACCGGATGTTAAACCTTGGGGCAAGAACCGAGCCTGTCCGCCGCATCACTAAGGCCAAGAACGTTAACATGAAATATTCAGCCGCAGTAAACGACGTGGAGGTTCCGGAGACGGTTGATTGGAGACAGAAAGGAGCCGTTAATGCCATTAAAAACCAAGGAACTTGCG GAAGCTGCTGGGCATTTTCGACAGCTGCAGCAGTAGAAGGTGTAAACAAGATCGTAACAGGAGAACTTATATCTCTGTCTGAACAAGAACTTGTTGACTGCGACAGATCCTACAACCAAGGCTGTAACGGTGGTTTAATGGACTATGCTTTTCAATTCATCATGAAAAACGGCGGTTTGAACACCGAGCAAGATTATCCTTACCGTGGTTCCAACGGAAAATGCAACTCTTTGCTG AAGAATTCAAGAGTTGTAACTATTGATGGTTACGAAGATGTTCCTACTGAAGATGAAACGGCGTTGAAGAGAGCAGTTTCATACCAGCCCGTGAGTGTTGCTATTGAAGCGGGTGGAAGAGTTTTCCAACATTACCAATCG GGGATCTTCACGGGGAAGTGTGGCACAACTCTAGATCATGCAGTGGTGGCTGTTGGTTATGGTTCCGAGAACGGTGTTGACTATTGGATTGTAAGGAACTCGTGGGGTATAGGTTGGGGAGAGGATGGTTACATTAGGATGGAGAGAAACTTGGCTAAGTCTAAGTCCGGCAAGTGTGGGATTGCGGTTGAAGCCT